One window of Henckelia pumila isolate YLH828 unplaced genomic scaffold, ASM3356847v2 CTG_525:::fragment_3, whole genome shotgun sequence genomic DNA carries:
- the LOC140873104 gene encoding protein FAR-RED IMPAIRED RESPONSE 1-like, with protein MYGLQNNDWLIGIFRERSRWVPCFLKTSFWAGTSITQWSEGINACFDEYVHSKTSLKQFVEQYERALRSKVEKEFQEDFKSLSQMVPCITRFDMKRQFQIAYTIVKFKEFQQELTEKMYCDIESIEDGSFGTKYVVTEDFTVRERIKEKKFEIVFERDKCTFSCSCHLFEFRGIICRHPITVLIHNKLSVVPDNIYFDVGGRM; from the coding sequence ATGTATGGATTGCAAAATAATGATTGGTTGATCGGGATTTTTAGGGAGAGAAGTCGTTGGGTTCCATGTTTTCTCAAAACTTCATTTTGGGCAGGAACGTCAATAACTCAATGGAGTGAGGGTATAAATGCTTGTTTTGACGAGTATGTGCATTCAAAAACATCTTTAAAGCAGTTCGTGGAGCAATATGAGCGAGCTCTAAGGAGTAAAGTTGAGAAAGAGTTTCAAGAAGATTTTAAGTCTTTATCCCAGATGGTCCCTTGCATTACTCGATTCGATATGAAGAGGCAATTTCAAATTGCTTATACCATTGTAAAATTTAAAGAATTTCAACAAGAATTGACAGAAAAGATGTATTGTGACATTGAATCCATTGAGGATGGGTCTTTTGGTACGAAATATGTGGTCACAGAAGATTTTACGGTGCGTGAGAGAATTAAGGAAAAAAAGTTTGAAATTGTGTTTGAGAGAGATAAATGCACATTTTCTTGTAGTTGTCACCTATTTGAGTTCAGGGGAATAATTTGTAGACATCCTATCACAGTTTTGATCCATAATAAGTTGTCTGTGGTTCCTGATAATATATACTTCGACGTTGGAGGAAGAATGTGA
- the LOC140873311 gene encoding uncharacterized protein isoform X1, translated as MSCGDFLIGGNLHVDCAIQNATEQENLDIVHVGSMGQLTVDEEFSIDDFSEVLDSCFGADMVSKSPKSGNNSKKNISALEVNTSKEFEHQVQLKEMELEKLVSTSGVDEEIEEGEIYVEAGVCDMSIDPLSNDAASLGRISIHTSENNGYKEDFTCKSDDRRFPRHDTRVDKENDCMKMEHRASSRPSLDIQALSSVDGDDMETQGFDTVPTFFETLPLSGIILQKHIHDNPISATTKKEGDGRTNKRKNGSSAKERNAEKKKRKRAEKNRSLVLKD; from the exons ATGAGTTGTGGGGATTTCTTGATTGGTGGAAACCTGCATGTCGATTGTGCTATTCAAAATGCCACAGAGCAAGAAAATCTGGATATTGTTCATGTTGGTTCAATGGGACAGCTGACAGTGGACGAGGAATTCTCTATTgatgatttttctgaagttcTCGACTCTTGTTTCGGTGCAGATATGGTTTCTAAATCACCAAAATCGGGAAACAACAGCAAAAAGAACATCTCTGCACTGGAGGTCAATACTTCTAAAGAATTTGAGCATCAAGTGCAGCTGAAAGAGATGGAATTGGAGAAGCTTGTGTCTACATCAGGGGTGGATGAAGAGATCGAAGAAGGGGAAATATATGTTGAAGCTGGAGTCTGTGATATGTCAATTGATCCGTTATCTAATGATGCTGCATCTTTGGGAAGGATATCCATACATACTTCTGAGAACAATGGGTATAAAGAAGACTTCACTTGCAAGAGTGATGACAGGAGGTTCCCGCGACATGATACTCGTGTGGACAAGGAAAATGATTGTATGAAGATGGAACATAGAGCATCATCCAGGCCATCACTAGATATTCAGGCCCTAAGCTCTGTTGATGGTGATGATATGGAAACTCAAGGATTTGATACTGTACCCACTTTTTTCGAAACTTTACCTCTGTCTGGCATAATCCTCCAAAAGCATATCCATGATAATCCAATTTCTGCTACCACCAAAAAG GAAGGAGATGGCAGAACCAATAAAAGGAAGAATGGTTCTTCAGCCAAGGAAAGAAATGCTGAGAAAAAG AAAAGAAAACGAGCAGAAAAGAACAGAAGCTTGGTATTAAAAGATTAA
- the LOC140873311 gene encoding uncharacterized protein isoform X2 has protein sequence MVSKSPKSGNNSKKNISALEVNTSKEFEHQVQLKEMELEKLVSTSGVDEEIEEGEIYVEAGVCDMSIDPLSNDAASLGRISIHTSENNGYKEDFTCKSDDRRFPRHDTRVDKENDCMKMEHRASSRPSLDIQALSSVDGDDMETQGFDTVPTFFETLPLSGIILQKHIHDNPISATTKKEGDGRTNKRKNGSSAKERNAEKKKRKRAEKNRSLVLKD, from the exons ATGGTTTCTAAATCACCAAAATCGGGAAACAACAGCAAAAAGAACATCTCTGCACTGGAGGTCAATACTTCTAAAGAATTTGAGCATCAAGTGCAGCTGAAAGAGATGGAATTGGAGAAGCTTGTGTCTACATCAGGGGTGGATGAAGAGATCGAAGAAGGGGAAATATATGTTGAAGCTGGAGTCTGTGATATGTCAATTGATCCGTTATCTAATGATGCTGCATCTTTGGGAAGGATATCCATACATACTTCTGAGAACAATGGGTATAAAGAAGACTTCACTTGCAAGAGTGATGACAGGAGGTTCCCGCGACATGATACTCGTGTGGACAAGGAAAATGATTGTATGAAGATGGAACATAGAGCATCATCCAGGCCATCACTAGATATTCAGGCCCTAAGCTCTGTTGATGGTGATGATATGGAAACTCAAGGATTTGATACTGTACCCACTTTTTTCGAAACTTTACCTCTGTCTGGCATAATCCTCCAAAAGCATATCCATGATAATCCAATTTCTGCTACCACCAAAAAG GAAGGAGATGGCAGAACCAATAAAAGGAAGAATGGTTCTTCAGCCAAGGAAAGAAATGCTGAGAAAAAG AAAAGAAAACGAGCAGAAAAGAACAGAAGCTTGGTATTAAAAGATTAA
- the LOC140873060 gene encoding uncharacterized protein — protein MGTHIMLYCHGNGAICRHSTGQRRVASALEQTQATGVGRLRWPELEEVDNELSKGNEKGALSIVKVLKDKPGGLRAFGSARQIPQRLYTLDELKLNGIETVALLSPVDTALGSIERIVQAAALLGGIAAWKVFGLSPGQILFLSLGLLFLWTLDAVYFNGGVSFLVLDTLGHSFSQKYHNRVVQHEAGHFLIAYLLGILPRGYTLTSLEALKNEGSLNVQAGTAFVDFEFLEEVSRGKVSATTLDKFSCIALAGVATEYLLFGYSEGGLADINTLDKLLRSLGFTQKKADGQVRWAVLNTVLTLRRHERARSMLANAMSQRRSVGYCIDVIEKTIGDDDI, from the exons ATGGGGACTCATATTATGCTGTATTGCCATGGGAATGGAGCAATTTGTAGACATTCCACTGGCCAACGTAGAGTTGCGAGTGCACTAGAGCAGACGCAGGCTACCGGCGTCGGAAGGTTGAGGTGGCCGGAGTTGGAGGAAGTGGATAACGAGCTGAGCAAAGGAAATGAAAAGGGTGCTTTGAGTATAGTCAAGGTTTTGAAGGACAAGCCTGGGGGCCTCCGAGCCTTCGGCTCCGCTCGCCAG ATACCCCAAAGGCTCTACACTCTGGACGAATTAAAACTGAATGGAATAGAAACTGTGGCTCTGTTATCACCAGTTGATACCGCACTGGGTTCTATAGAGAGAATTGTGCAGGCTGCTGCTCTACTGGGAGGAATAGCTGCTTGGAAAGTATTTGGGTTGAGCCCTGGGCAGATCCTTTTCTTGTCTCTGGGCTTGTTATTTCTGTGGACGTTGGATGCG GTTTATTTCAATGGAGGGGTCAGTTTCTTGGTCCTTGATACCCTTGGCCATTCGTTCAGTCAAAAGTACCATAACAGGGTTGTTCAA CATGAGGCTGGCCATTTCTTAATTGCTTATTTGCTTGGAATTCTGCCAAGGGGGTATACATTAACCAGTTTGGAAGCTCTAAAGAATGAAGGATCTCTTAATGTTCAAGCAGGGACTGCTTTTGTGGACTTCGAATTTCTTGAAGAA GTGAGCAGAGGAAAAGTATCTGCCACA ACACTGGACAAGTTCTCATGTATTGCACTAGCTGGCGTGGCAACAGAGTATCTTCTTTTTGGTTATTCAGAAGGAGGCCTTGCAGATATTAACACA TTGGACAAGTTACTCCGAAGCTTAGGCTTTACCCAGAAGAAAGCTGATGGTCAAGTGAGATGGGCAGTGCTGAATACTGTCCTCACGCTTCGTCGCCATGAAAGAGCTCGATCGATGCTTGCAAATGCTATGTCTCAGAGAAGATCTGTGGGATATTGTATCGATGTTATTGAGAAAACCATAGGTGacgatgatatttga